GATTCACGTTTGCAACAAGTTGAATTTTAAGATTTGAGTTTCGAAGCTCTTCAAAGGTGGATTGTTCCATTGATCAAAAACAGAACCTTAACTTTGAATATTCCTCCCAACTAAGCATATTCCCACTAAGATATTATATTCCGTATTCACTAGCCTTATGGCATTTCAAGATTCTGACAAGTGCCAACTAGAACAATGTATAAATgtgaatataattaattaaattctatTAGATCGCTGTCAAACATGAATGTTATAATAATTGGTTTATTACTCACTCTGTTTCATGTGCAATGAGACCAGTTGCGGATGGTTCCAGATAGAATGGATAGGTcgaattggataagagaaaAGCAGTGCACAAAATGCACTTCGTTGTTAATAACAGTTGCAATGGCCATTTTGTGTAAGAAGTGATAATTGGGTTATTTTGTGTAAAGAATTTTGACCCAATGGATATTTTGTCTAATTTTCCCTAAAAATTACCAGGTTCTTGTTATTTTGCTGGACTTCTTAATCACTTTTAACCAGAGAGTACTTACTTAAGTTAAATTGCTAATGCACTTATTTCTAAGCCAAGTGAACTAGTGGTTTGACTTAGCGTATTGAAAGTTTTGCCAAGCATAGCCAGTACTGAATTAATTGAAAAGGACACGGTACGTTGATGGATGATGTGAAAATAATCCAACGACGACAAATGATCTAATTATGGAACTGAATTGAGTTGCACGTATACAGATGATTCATATGCCCGATCTCAACTAGTTTGGGATTTTGTTGTGGTTGATTGATTGTGTGCACAAGTGGTGTGGACATGTTAATAGTTTCAATtacatgaaaaagaaatgtAATAAGTCTCTATTCTAGATTGTGTTCTATGGTAATGCAATTTTTTAGAGTGACATGTTAGATAGGGGACGAGAAGATGTGGAAACAAAGTAAATAATTATGCAAAAAAGAGTGATTATTGATTCACTCTTTTTTGGTTCATATATCTTTTAGGACTATCAGTATATGTTGTTTGTGGCTCATGTGAAAAATTCCTAATTCTCAGGTCTGCACTTTCCAGTTGGTTGTGAAAAATGCTTCTTCTTTGCTTGCTGACAAGGACCCAGTAAAGTTAGCTGCTGAAGCCAAACTTATTGATCTCATAAGGTAGCCTGTAAAACTTATTGTGACCGATTTATCTTGTATGTCAAGCTATCAACACTTCAAGAAATAGGTTAATCTCTGTACATTTAAGGTGGAAGTTGTCTTAGCTGTTTATTAGCGGATGTTCTAGAATATGTTCTTGTTATAGTAGCTTGGTTTTTGTCCACATACGGAAGCAGCTTATCTTACTTTGAATACCTGCTGGCGGATAAAAATCTGAGTTGGGAAATTTCATATTATGTGTTACCATGGAGCTATCCTtattagttactgatttagtttCTAAAAGGATATGGAGAGTGCGTACCTTTATTGCCTGTTTGCCATATTTAACGTTCTCTGGAGATGTTAAAAGTCAGTCTTGAGTTATCACAATGACACATTTGTGCATGTGTGTGTTGGAGAGATTCGACAAAAAGAATTTGACACAATATTTTCTGTATTTCATGTGAGTGCAGGTCTTTTGCTTCTCTCAGTGACATGTCAAACGAATTTGATGTACAAGTTGCTTCTAATAGGTATAATTGGTGATTTGCAACAATTTCTATTTGTACTCCTCAAAActtgttttgatttattttaagcaAAATTTTCCATTTTATAAGACTGATAAACATGATAACAAGCTAGATATTTCACGTTTGATTTGTTCCccaccttttttttttgggtgggaTCGTCCCGTCTTATGGCATGGAAATGCTATTTTTTCTTCAAACAGACAAAAGGTTGCAAATGCTCTCATGGATACAGTAACTTGTCTGGACAACTTTGAGCAAGGCGTCAAGGAATGCCTTGAAGTTTGATAATCCTTATTCAAGGCAAAGAAGGAACGGATGGTTCATCGGCATTTGCCAATTTGGCAGATGCTTTTATCCTTTACTTTTGGGGCGGCAAAAAGAAAAACTGCAATAGGTTGTATCATCCACTTAAGTTTTAATATTATTCTTTCATTGTTTTGATTTTCTCCTGTTAACTTCTCTTTACTTCAGTCGCTGTTAGTTATTGTTAGCAGACCTATCTTCACTTTCATTGAAATTACTAACAAAGGGTTTCTGATGCATAGAgactctttttcttttgttttctatGTGAcgaattgattaaaaaaatgtgaTAAATTGATGGTATTACAAGTTTGTTGCTCTTTGCTCCACAAGTTACATAACATGTATCAACTCTACCGTTAGCCTTCCGACTTCGATGACGTTCTGCCCATTTGACTTGATATAGTGGACTCTGAGTTCATATTAGTTCTTGACTCATTATACAGTTACGTAGTCTATTTGATAATGGTTTTGTGGTAGTCACGTTTTATATAATGGCAACAAAAGACTAAATAACAGAGCTTGGAAGGTTGTTCTGTTGGAGCTTATGTGTATTGTACAGTAGGAAAGAAATTTTAAGTATTTAATCGGATTAATAACTTTTTCTCACAAATTCTTCAAACTTTTCTCTGTACAGTCTTGGAACACATAGATGCTCACTGTAGAAAGTCATAGGTATGCCCAAAACTTCCTGTCATTGCATACCTTTACTTTATTTCATTAAAAAGCAATAGCCTCCCAAGTTGGCCCCAACACCacctttataatttttttttattaaatagcAGTGAACTTAGGTAGTAGGGTTTGATACAATGAAGTGGGTGAGAACCATGAGATCTCAGGTTCAAATCCCAGCAGagacaaaaacactaggtgGGATGGAGTTACATGATACATATTGCTGGTGGGAGGTGGCACGTATcctgtggaattagtcgaggtatGTGTAAGCTGGCCCACatggttatcaaaaaaaatgttattggtgTTACCATTACATTAGAGAATTAAATTTCTTACTAAACTTGCTCAAAACTGCACTACTGTGATATGATAGTCATATGAGCTGCATTGATCTCATGGTGAGTAGATTTTCAACGTGAGATAGCGAAGTTGATTTTTATGGAGTTAAggaattgattttttcttgctctctctctctctctctcttgctAAAGGAGAGGAAGGTGCAATCAGAACTTAGGAATGGTATGCCTGTCAATTTGTAAGTACTGAGAGATTGGATTATGCTTATACCTTGAGCTCAATTCTCTTTTTTCTGTTTGGTGCTCTCTTTTTTCTGTTTTGGTGCTCTGAAATTACATTCCAATAGAGTCTGCTCGGCGGTTCAGAAGTAAAATCTGTAGAAATTAGCTATTTGCATGTGGATTTTACGCCAAGAAATGCAGAATTCTTGTCATACTTGACAATATCCACACTTTAGCCTTTAGAGATTTACTCTTCACCAATAAGTGATAATCTATACTTTGAATCTCTTAACAGATCCACTTTTCACATGGGTTTTCAAAATTCCCAATTGAATCTGACTTGTATGAGATACTCTTCTAATGCTTATTTGCTTTATCAGGGATGACTAAATGCTTTTCAAGTGTATTTTCAATAATATGTAACTTGCCAACGCTAACAGGATGATACAGAACTTCTAGCAATAGTTCAAAGAATTGGAATCACTAGTTGGTAACTGGCTCCAGTTTTAAGCGTTTTCAGTTCTAACTATACTGCAGTAATCTTGGATTCAAGGATGACAGTAGCTGCTAAGTTCCATACTATGCAAAGAACATGCTTTTCATGCAGACAATAGTTCACTCTTACAGAACTTCTCTGTTTCTTCTTAGTCGCCATTTGGTCATACCACCTGTATTGCTCAGATCTTCCAAAAGTGCCGTTGCTCCTGACACCATTTTGGAGGATCTGACACGGTCTCAGTAGCATTTTTGGGCGATTCGAGCAACATAGCATACCACACAAAGGATGTTTTCATTTTGTGTTTTATACATAATTCAGGCCTTAGAAGCATGTGAAGGAACAAGGTCTGGGATGATTCTTGTATGAGTCCTTTAATCAAGCCCTTCTATAATAAGTGCTTTCAGGTAGCAGGTTTTGATTATCTACTACGATTATGTTTCTAATATTAAATATCTCTGCACCTATCAGAGTCTAGTACTTACGGGCTCAAGTCAATCTCTGCGTGAAAGCAATCATAGGGGATTTGGGTTTGAGATAAGTCATCCTTATCATTTGTAGGTCAAAAAAGGAGCAAGTGAACTTGCCTTTGtttgtaaatatgaaaaaggGTAAGTAACCGCCAATTGTGTGAATCTCTTTAGGCGTTCATGCCTTCTCCTGGTCGGTCCGACTCTTTTTGtttgtaaatatgaaaaaggGTAAGTAACCGCCAAGTGAACTCTTTTTGTTGTATGAATCTCTTTATCCGAAGCCAGGCAATCAGCATTAATTCCTTTAAGAAGATTCCCTTTTCTGGAAATAGAAAAAACTTTCTTTGTGAATGGGAGAGAATAGAATAAGCTCTAACAGAAGGTAAAATAGTACTATCTTGTCGCTTTTTAACTCTTGCAAAAGTTGAAAGTTGGAGGAATATGATGGGGCTGAAACATGATGAACTTGTTTAAGAATTACCTAGATCTTGAAAAGATAAAAAGTATACTAGTCATAGCTTACATTGTTGTATAACTAATGTGGTACGATGACAGTAACAATCAATGAGGAGGTGCTTCTAAGCTCTAACAGCAAGTTAGAAGTTTATTGGTGAACCATTCTTATAATATTCACAAAATAGTCTAGTTTGGTGGTTCTCCAGAAGCCTGAAGCAAATACAACCTACAACATGGTGTTCCATCATCTGGGTGAGTTTGAAGTGACCTGGGCAAGTTGCGCAACTTGTTGAACAAATTTAATGGGTCATTCAATAACCCAAAATGTGCATCTGGGTCACCAATTTGAGAAAGTTTAACATCAGAAAATCCTAGTGATGGTAATAATTGATCAGGATAGTCGCTATAGAAATGGAAATTGGAGCTGGACATTGCGGTTGATTGCTTGTTCATGAAGTCCGCTAAGAGTACTGTATGAGCAGAGGTACAGTTATTTGCAATAATCTTTAGTACTTCCATGGCATTTGAGTGAGAGAGATAGTAGAGAATGCCCTCTAATACCCACACTGTATTCTTATTTAGCTTTAAGCCTGATTCTTGAAGCTTTTCAAGCCAGTCCTTTTCTCTCAAGTCAGCTGCTACTCTGTTCAATGATTTTGCCATCATCAGTTGGTGCTTTTGTTCATCTGTTGTTTCTGTTGCTGCCTCTACAATAGTGGTTTTCATCTGCAAGACCTCTGGAAAATCAACCTCAAACAAGTTGCTGTCTTTCAAGCAACTCAAGCGATATGCCCTTGTATCCATACCTGCAGAAAAAGAATAGACATCATTGGTTTGCTCTGtaacatttttttctaaatggAATCAAATAGCTTCCGAGGGGCGAGCAATGAAAGTGCTAGGTGAAATATGTGGAGTCTCTTGTGGTGGTCAATCATCTCCATTCAGTGTTCAATCTCCATATTGAGGCCATAACTCAAAGGAATTAAATTACATTCCGTTTACCATATTTTGATGAATGTATCAAATTACCTACTCGTTACTTgtttttttctagaattcttTTATCCAAACATAGTCATAGTTGCTCCTGAATGGAATGACTGTCTATTAACTGAAAGACATATGTCACTGGACAAGAGTAGCATGTTGCAGTTGATGGCTAGTATTTGGGGATTCAAAGCTGGAATATTGTTGCATCCTGGTAATGAGTAGCTTGGTGTATGGATCTAGGAGGATGAAAACTTTTgcaaattacaacaacaactaagCCTCAGTCCTAAACAAGTTGGGGTCACAGAACTGGGTGAGTGGACATTTGATCAGTTCCGTGACTGACTAGACTACTAACAGTGGGCATATCCAAGATTTTGCACAAGTGATATCAGTATATCGTCACAATTTGATTTGTAAGTTAATTTGTATTTAGGGATGTAATTATTTTAAGCCTTTCTCCGCCTCTGACTACTATTTACCAAAGATAAACTAGTCACTTGACATTGAGTTGCAAGAAGTATACATCTGTTTTAATGTGACTATTATATACAGCACAAGAGATCATGTTGGAATATCACCTACCTGCTCCAAGAATGACAACTTGTGCTCCTCCACCATCAAAAGAAGTAAGAGCTGCTTCAATTCTCTTATCAAACCATAGTGTCCTAACTGCAATGATAACACCAGAAACCTCTTTAGCATTGTTGAGTATGTCTGTCTTAATCTTCTCATACAGTTTTTTCAGGTATGTCTCCCCTGCAAGTAACTCTGCTAGTGGATCATGGATCACATGTTTCCATAGCGCCCTTCCTGCTGCAGTTTGACATGCTGATTGTCTCAAAGAATCCCAATCATGTTCTACAGCTGAATGAACTTCTCTGATGGTTTCAGTGTACAAAGAATCAGGTAGTATAAAATCTGGCAAGCTACCATTTTCTTGATTAGAcattattatgctgatttttaGTGACTACTAATAGAAGAGAAGAACTAAAGGGATAAGCCATGCAATATATACAACAGAAATAAAGAGTACTGTTGTAgaggaaaaataattattattaaggATAAGGAAAGACAGCCACACACAACCAATGTCTCAGAAAAGTTGCTCAATCATATCCAGCTATTCTCTGTGTTAAGTAAAGGAAGGTAATGAAGCAGGCCACGACTACCATCAATTTTCATCCCTTTGCCCTACTACTCTTTGATTCCTTTTCCCTTCTTGACTGTATCTTCaaaaagttagaatttttttaattcaaaagtAGCATAAAAAGAATCCCACATGTTGAGATGAGACAACTCAAAGATACTTTTAACgatatttttcattttgggCCAAACTTGGACAATTTTCCCAAAATGCCTTGAACCATTCGTTTGATATGCGGACTAAATTATCACAAGATTATAGTCCTTGGACATATTTATCCCATCTTGGAGGTGGGATAAAATAGTATCGAGTTTGATGAGATAAGGTGGGATATCCAAGATTAAATTTATACTGTGTTTGGTTGACGATATAAATTGTATGTAGCTTATTTCACTTATCATCTTCAATGTAGTACTTTATACACACATCCaatctccccccccccccctctaaCTAAGTATAACCTTGACCCATCACCAAGATTTATAGGTGTATCTATAAAGCCCACGAGCCTTTTCTAATACGTTCGCCTCCAAACTACTGGTATGGATAGTAAACCAACTTGCAAATGGGTAAAGGTGTAAGTCACCCCATTTCACGCCATCATCTCTATGCTCGTCTCATGTATATTTTTAACATAGTGTGATATTGTCAGGTCTAAGCCAAGCTTGTAGGATTTTTCTCGAAAGACCTCATAATATTGTGAGTAAGCTTACATCATATATGTAGCTTCTATCTTATCAATTTTTAATGTGATATTTTGTTCCTACACCTAACACCATTATCAAGAGGAGGTAGATCTCAACAACTGGCGCAGGCACATCCACTACCTTAATTATGGCTCAATtatatatctatctatatacatatattatatgtgtgtgtatattaaacacatatttatattattaaccaTAGACCTAAAAAGGTCAGCACAGTAGTATTTCGTATCCACTAGATGTTGTCCACCATATGTGGTCGATTAAGAGAGAAGCTGTGGTCCAATCTTTTTTTCTAACTTATGAGCAAGTACTTATTTGTTGCATTTGGTTGCCAGATGGAAAAATTGTGTTTTTTATGTGTCATTGTTAGGTTATCTATTTCTGTACATGGTGAGATAGTTCCATTGTTGGGTGTTAGATGTTTGACTTGGGATAAGGTTCTTGGAACCTTATGAATACACTTGGTCTTTTTCTCAATATCATGTGCACCTTATGATAAGTTAACGTTTGCATTGGCATGATATGCACTCCTACCACCATGACCTCATAATTATAACTACACTCGCTTgtaaacacacacacaaaaaggaaaaaaaaatatggaggaaaaaCTACGATAGCTCgatatacatatatagtcaCATTTTAACCTACCTGGCACATCTCAATTTGTTTCACGGGATACTTTGATACTATCTCCCGCCTCTATTAGTTTCACGAAATACTTTGTACATATACTTTTAGCATTGACAAGACATACAATATACGATTTAAAAAATGTGTACGTATACAACAACACATGTATACAAATCATTTGcccataattatttttagtctTTGGGGGTCCTTTTAAAGCATGTTCTAAAATGAATGTTCATTTTATCTATTTTGATTGTGACCACCATCACTCCGCTACGAGGAAGAAGGATCCATTTGTTATTTATTGGGTAGTTTATGTTTGGGATAATTTTCTTTGCTAAAGATACATATTACTTGATTTATATTCGTATTAACTCGTGATATATACTTTAATTCGGACATCTATTTTAAGTATATCTAATTTTGCATAGCAGGATTATAAAAATTTCGAGAAGTGACTGAGCGGATGAAGTTGGTAATGTATAATATTGCAACAGAGCTAACTGCTGAGTGGGGTTTTTTTTGGTCCTTTTTTCATATTACTAGGCAATGGAGAACTTAAAAAGAACTCATTATCTTTGTGTCTTTCCCTTTGGGAGGCCATTAATCATTATTGTATTACTTTTTACTCACATGGACAGTAATATTGAATCTTAATGATGCCAAAATGACATAAACATACACAATTGGTAATATTTCAACATAATCGGTAACAAGAATAACCACAAGTATTTCATAGCATAACCAACT
This region of Solanum dulcamara chromosome 9, daSolDulc1.2, whole genome shotgun sequence genomic DNA includes:
- the LOC129904257 gene encoding uncharacterized protein LOC129904257; amino-acid sequence: MSNQENGSLPDFILPDSLYTETIREVHSAVEHDWDSLRQSACQTAAGRALWKHVIHDPLAELLAGETYLKKLYEKIKTDILNNAKEVSGVIIAVRTLWFDKRIEAALTSFDGGGAQVVILGAGMDTRAYRLSCLKDSNLFEVDFPEVLQMKTTIVEAATETTDEQKHQLMMAKSLNRVAADLREKDWLEKLQESGLKLNKNTVWVLEGILYYLSHSNAMEVLKIIANNCTSAHTVLLADFMNKQSTAMSSSNFHFYSDYPDQLLPSLGFSDVKLSQIGDPDAHFGLLNDPLNLFNKLRNLPRSLQTHPDDGTPCCRLYLLQASGEPPN